The region TTTCTCCGTTGATCTTAACAATCTTCGTTTGAGGTATTGAGCCAAGGATTGGTATGTTGATTTTCAAACGCGCGAATTCCAGTCTTGTACGATTCAAGGTATCATCATCTATGGAGATAATAGTTCCCTCAGGTCTGAAAACAAAATCGAAACATTCCTTCTGCCACAGGTTTATTGGTAAGCCATAACAGCGCACCCAGCAAATTATGTTCATAGGGATAGAGGACCTTGCATTGCAAGGTTCAAAGGAACTAAAAATGTCTTGTAGCCAAGTTCTTGCCCCCTGTAATATAACATCCAGATTTTCTCCTTCAGGTCCCCAGATTAGCATAAGATCTCCTTCTAGATGCCTCACATTCAATGATACCAATCCTTCTACCAGAAAAGCATCCCTGAGGCTGTGAACCTGGTTAATGTCCTTTAGTTTTCCCACCTTACACCGTAGCAGCCAGTCGTTTGTTGAGCCTTCCACATGCAGGTTCAGTTCTGGTATCTTCAGCTGAGGGATTGATTGCACAGGTTCTCCTTTTTTCTGATTCTTGAGAATTGTCGGTTGCCAGACCGGGCGGTTTGAGCTGTCCTTCGTAACCGCTGTCGCATAGGAGAAGTCTTTTCTCCTCATGCCACCTTGTTGTCCAGGTTCCACCCGATGTTCTCTCCTTTGTAGTTCAGTTTCTACCTGCCTAGGGTGCTTTGAGACCTTGGCAAAACGAGGCCTGTTCACAAACAACTTCAGGTCTCCAAATAAGAGCTGGTCCAGTTGCCGCTCTAGCCGCTCAATATCCACCACATCCAAGAAACGTACAAAACCAAAACGCCGACCAGCACGATCCCTCTTCCTTGGGATTAATACTTCCCACACTCTTCCCCAATGCTGGAATTCGTACCATAGGTCCCTCTCTCCGATGGAATCTGGAAAatgagtgaagaagaaggaagttAAGTTCTTCCGTTCACCATACGGTTTTCCAATCCTCAcctccctccctctctcactccctctctctcttactttctctctcattgcGTGAGTATCCCTCCCTCTCTCACTCCCTCTCTCATTGTATAAATTTACTCCTAAGCTGATCTTGAGTTATTTTTCTTTAGTTCAACACCCCTAAATTGCTCTTATCCACCTTGTTTATCTTATTCTTTTTATTATATCCCACCACCAAACAAGTCgtgcataataataattttcaaaatagATTAAGCAACACACTGATGATTTCCTGCTAAAATTAACAATCAATTTTGAACACAGCGCATAAATGAAACGAAAGCAACCGGAAAAAAGAACGTAATATTTAAGGATAAATAACTCAATTAAAGAGTGCTTTATTAAACAAGAAACAAAAGGCTGTACTAGTTGCAAGCATATTGAAGAATGCACAAAAATCTCTAGTATTTAAGTTGATGAAGATCATTCCTTTGTAACTTGTTAAACACAGCACCCCAACCTGCTTGTGTTGGGTGCAACTGATCCCAAAAGAAAGCTGATTTAGGATCTTCACAAACCACATATTTCTTCACATTGTTCTCATCCACACTCCCGCAGAAATATTCACTGCTAACCCCAACACAACATGGCTTTAACTGATCTGTAGTGTTAGCCTCTGATGTGTTGTTAAGCACTGATAAGAAACTGTCATAAAGGTTGAGAATCACAAATTTGGAGTGGTGTTTGGTTTCTTGGTTCAACTTGGTTACAGATTGGTTCAACAAGGTGTTGTGGAGAAGGACAAGGTCGTTAACGGTGCTAATGCAGCGCTCGAATGAGATTACGGCTGTGATTCCAGGAAGGCAACCAACAGGCTGCAGACCATTGACAACGATTTTCTTCACTCCTAACTTTTGGATGCGAATCAAATTGGTGATGGTTTGATTTACCACTGAGGCTATGAAAGATGGGAGAGCCTGCGTACACTCAAATGAAAGTGCAAGTATTTAGTGGAAAATATATAAAGGATACTATGATACAAACATTGAAAGAAATTTTTGTGAGGAAAATTTACACAAACATCGATCATAATTagagtaaaataaaaaagataacatggaaaattttgatttaaaatctgcataattttttttaagtgcataataataatataaatcaCTTATGAAATTTATGAGAAATATTTGAAAGCGTGCTGGTTATAATTAATTTACCTCAGTAGAGCCATTTGTAGCTAAGTAAAAATTGTAGTCATTTCCTGCGACAGAGACTAGAGCCACAGATTTGCGGAGTTGTGAGTGAGAATACACTTTTTCTTCAATGAGCTTCTTGAAGAAATTGATCTGAAGAGTCATATTTGGGTTTGAAGAGGATGTATCAAATACTCCTGTGCCACCATAGGCAAAGTTCAATCCATGCTTCAAATAGTGTGGCACCACCTTCCTGAACTTGTAGGGGAGTGGCGATCTTAGTCCCAAATACTTTGCTGCaccaaaataatttaattaattgtacATACTAGCTACTTGGAAGATGTTTAAACGAACCAATGAAGAGAAGCAAATAGTCACATATAATAAGTTAGGAGAAAGAGCTCTgttttggaaaatttaaaaattataaaatcatAGAAATCACTATTCTTGTGTTTCGTTTTATAACACACGCATTAGTTTTTCAGGAGACAAAATGGGTTTCACTTGTCGGGTCAATCCGCTAACTCACCTAAACAGGGCGAGGCGAGATGTAATGTACATGACTACGGGTTGAAAGTTCAATAGGTGGGTTGGCCCATCTGGTCAAAAAATGTTGTTTTTTCAATATCAATATTAATGTGCTCTGCATCAACTCTACCCGTGTCAAAAAAGAATATTAAGCGCAAAATTTTTTGTCCTCCAATATTACCCGCTCTTAGGCTTTATTTCTGCTTGCTTGTGTTCCAGTGtttcattca is a window of Lotus japonicus ecotype B-129 chromosome 5, LjGifu_v1.2 DNA encoding:
- the LOC130721437 gene encoding GDSL esterase/lipase At5g03610-like, with amino-acid sequence MMATYNQMFSLVCLSLSLFALLSGQLGLQAEAHLHRDHTQKLFVFGDSYVDTGNTRKGGTGSWKDPYGITFPGKPAGRFSDGRVLTDYIAKYLGLRSPLPYKFRKVVPHYLKHGLNFAYGGTGVFDTSSSNPNMTLQINFFKKLIEEKVYSHSQLRKSVALVSVAGNDYNFYLATNGSTEALPSFIASVVNQTITNLIRIQKLGVKKIVVNGLQPVGCLPGITAVISFERCISTVNDLVLLHNTLLNQSVTKLNQETKHHSKFVILNLYDSFLSVLNNTSEANTTDQLKPCCVGVSSEYFCGSVDENNVKKYVVCEDPKSAFFWDQLHPTQAGWGAVFNKLQRNDLHQLKY